From a single Glycine soja cultivar W05 chromosome 19, ASM419377v2, whole genome shotgun sequence genomic region:
- the LOC114398135 gene encoding sister chromatid cohesion protein SCC2-like gives MSFPATSGAAALASSGHRGIGLSNTVHSELASCLPLPSLPVFCGASDQDLRLVDSPARLNRVDVLAQSAKIAELLRHTDVSYLNLRDEAKGVPYIYVEPLELHDEVLRCNPEAFEYSTAGHVKEQISGSAAVPEKRQSESSFPIQSQTQKDYNAIHSRQLDNFSTNDISSLSSKKLKVKKKGGDGISLAPDSAELQGTYIERFREFLEDLCNNAEFHSDDRDEAEWLPLPLTDLRLLVNEITSIREKKLLHLVPVEVLVRLLKVLDHQIHRAEGLSIEECDNSDSELVSSVLIALESIHAALAVMAHTDMPKQLYNEEIIERILEFSRRQIMDVMCACDPSYRALHRPSENTAFEVDDYEDNDAEFGSASKKRRTSKTSKLKKSASSRLSTAVNTILQKLCTVLGLLKDLLLIERLSDSCILQLVKTSITTFLVDNIQLLQLKAISLLSAIFYLYTQHRNYVIDEVVQLLWKLPYSKRALRSYHVREEEQRQIQMVTALLIQLIHCSANLPDALRMASNGNAVLEASVDVSYPIKCHEAATESCCLFWSRVLQRFASVKTHDASELKSIIENLVTDLLTTLNLPEYPASAPILEVLCVLLLQNAGPKSKDVSARSLAIDILGTIAARLKRDALVCSQENFWILQDLLSQDAAAQHHPKDTCCVCLGGRVENLFICHGCQRLFHADCLGIKEHEVSSRKWSCQTCICHKQLLVLQSCCNSQQKNDVKKNHDTDSEVSKQEIVQQLLLNYLQDVTSADDLHLFICWFYLCLWYKDDSNCQQKSSYYLARMKSKIIVRDSSTVSSILTRDSVKKITSALGQNSSFCRGFDKILHTLLASLRENSPVIRAKALKAVSIIVEADPEVLGDKRVQSAVEGRFCDSAISVREAALELVGRHIASHPGVGFKYFEKIAERIKDTGVSVRKRAIKIIRDMCTSNANFSGFTRACTEIISRVSDDEASIQDLVCKTFSEFWFEEPPASQTQVFGDGSTVPLDIVKKTEQIVEMLRGMPNNQLLVTVIKRNLSLDFLPQSAKAVGVNPVSLAIVRKRCELMCKCLLEKMLQVDEMNNDGVEVGALPYVLVLHAFCLVDPTLCAPASNPSQFVVTLQPYLKSQVDNRTVAQLLESILFIIDAVLPMLGKLPPSIVGELEQDLKQMIVRHSFLTVVHACIKCLCSVSKMSGKGAAVVEQLIQFFFKCLDTQAVDNKQKVGRSLFCLGLLIRYGNRLLASSSNKLIDVGSSVKLFMKYLCVEDFVVKVRSLQALGFVLIARPEYMLENDVGKVLEETLSSASDTRLKIQGLQNMFEYLLDAESQMGTDKDNENVAGYSVGAGKSVPVAAGAGDTNICGGIVQLYWDNILGRCLDFSEHVRQSALKIVEVVLRQGLVHPITCVPYLIALETDPLESNSKLAHHLLMNMNEKYPAFFESRLGDGLQMSFMFMQSICGSSENVDHKIQSKTSTSGKGKPEAGSLAQAKLGVSRIYKLIRGNRVSRNKFLSSIVRKFDNPRWNKLLIAFLIYCTEVLALLPFISPDEPLYLIYAINRVVQVRAGPLEANFKAWTSSISRHCTPHGNGMYQQGTDEPTVASQVMPLDLNGTFQQNVDLQPNMNDMRTLDLNGSNHQLTDYPLSYNGSSEANLHSVGYTDPFSFAKDDLEKVQADCLSAIALQLLLKLKRHLKIMYSLDDARCQAYSPTEQPKPGEVISRQNIAFNIGDSQFSLPTSPQELIQRYQEFKHALREDTVDYSHYTANIKRKRPTTTPRRVQVRKPVYVAGGYDNGDDDEDYTGGSATRKISFSGRRSSLKNSRQYGLM, from the exons ATGAGTTTCCCTGCCACCTCCGGCGCCGCCGCGCTGGCGTCTTCCGGCCACCGCGGTATCGGTCTCTCCAACACCGTCCACTCCGAGCTCGCCTCGTGCCTCCCGCTGCCGTCCCTCCCGGTCTTCTGCGGCGCCTCCGATCAGGACCTCCGCCTCGTCGACTCGCCGGCGCGCCTCAACCGCGTCGACGTACTCGCGCAGTCCGCCAAGATCGCCGAGCTGCTCCGCCACACCGATGTGTCATACTt GAATTTAAGAGATGAagccaaaggtgttccctataTATATGTTGAGCCTTTAGAACTCCATGATGAAGTTCTCAGGTGCAATCCTGAAGCATTTGAATACAGCACTGCAG GTCATGTCAAGGAGCAGATCTCTGGTAGTGCCGCAGTACCTGAAAAAAGGCAATCAGAATCAAGTTTTCCTATCCAAAGTCAGACTCAAAAAGACTATAATGCAATACATAGTCGCCAGCTTGATAATTTTTCCACAAAT GATATCTCTTCGTTgtcttctaaaaaattaaaagtaaaaaagaaaggtGGTGATGGAATATCCTTAGCACCTGATTCTGCTGAGCTTCAAG GTACCTACATTGAAAGGTTTCGTGAGTTTTTGGAGGACTTGTGCAACAATGCTGAATTTCATAGTGATGATCGAGATGAAGCAGAATGGTTGCCATTGCCTCTTACAGATCTTAGATTACTTGTCAATGAGATAACATCTATTCGTGAAAAGAAACTTCTGCATTTGGTTCCTGTAGAAGTCCTTGTTAGACTATTAAAGGTTCTAGATCATCAGATACATAGAGCAGAAGGCCTGTCAATTGAGGAATGCGATAAT TCAGATTCAGAATTAGTTTCATCTGTTTTAATTGCATTGGAGTCCATTCATGCTGCACTAGCAGTGATGGCTCACACTGATATGCCAAAGCAACTCTATAACGAAGAG ATCATTGAGCGAATTCTGGAGTTTTCCAGGCGTCAAATAATGGATGTTATGTGTGCATGTGATCCATCATACCGTGCGTTACATAGACCTAGTGAGAACACTGCATTTGAAG tTGATGattatgaagataatgatgCTGAATTTGGTTCAGCCAGCAAGAAACGGCGAACTAGCAAGACTTCGAAGTTGAAGAAATCAGCATCAAGCAG GCTCTCTACTGCTGTAAATACTATTCTTCAGAAGTTGTGCACTGTTCTTGGGCTACTCAAAGATTTGTTGTTAATAGAGAGGTTATCAGATAGTTGCATACTACAACTTGTAAAAACAAGCATTACAACATTTTTGGTTGATAATATCCAGCTTTTGCAATTGAAGGCAATCAGTTTACTCAGTGCG ATATTCTATTTATACACACAACATCGCAATTATGTGATAGATGAAGTGGTTCAACTTCTGTGGAAATTACCATATTCAAAACGAGCTTTAAGATCTTATCACGTACGCGAGGAAGAGCAAAGGCAGATCCAAATGGTTACTGCTTTGCTGATTCAGTTGATTCATTGTAGTGCTAACCTCCCTGATGCTTTAAGAATGGCTTCAAATGGTAATGCTGTATTAGAAGCCTCTGTTGATGTTAGTTATCCAATTAAATGCCATGAGGCAGCGACAGAATCCTGCTGTCTGTTTTGGAGCCGGGTACTTCAGCGGTTTGCAAGTGTGAAGACTCATGATGCTTCTGAGCTGAAATCCATTATAGAGAATCTTGTTACAGATTTACTGACAACTCTAAATTTACCTGAATATCCTGCTTCAGCTCCTATTCTAGAG GTTCTATGTGTCCTACTACTTCAGAATGCCGGGCCAAAATCTAAGGATGTCTCTGCACGTTCCCTGGCGATTGATATTCTTGGTACAATTGCTGCAAGGTTGAAGCGTGATGCTTTGGTTTGTAGCCAGGAAAATTTCTGGATACTTCAGGATTTACTTAGTCAGGATGCTGCTGCTCAGCATCATCCAAAAGATACATGTTGTGTCTGTTTGGGAGGAAGGGTAGAAAATTTGTTCATATGTCATGGTTGCCAGAGGCTTTTTCATGCTGATTGCCTGGGCATTAAAGAACATGAAGTTTCCAGTCGAAAATGGTCTTGCCAGACATGCATCTGTCATAAGCAACTACTTGTATTACAATCATGTTGCAATTCCCAGCAAAAGAATGATGTGAAAAAGAATCATGATACAGATTCTGAAGTTTCTAAGCAAGAGATTGTTCAACAGTTACTTCTGAATTACCTTCAAGACGTTACTTCAGCTGATGATCTGCATCTTTTCATCTGCTG GTTTTATCTCTGCTTGTGGTACaaagatgattcaaattgtCAGCAGAAGTCCAGTTACTACCTTGCTAGAATGAAATCAAAAATCATTGTACGGGATTCTAGTACTGTGTCTTCTATATTGACTAGGGATTCAGTCAAGAAGATTACTTCAGCTTTGGGCCAAAACAGTTCATTTTGCCGAGGGTTTGATAAGATTCTTCACACGCTTCTG GCAAGCTTGAGGGAGAACTCTCCTGTTATTAGGGCTAAGGCTTTAAAAGCa GTTAGTATCATTGTAGAGGCAGATCCAGAGGTATTGGGTGATAAGCGAGTACAATCAGCTGTTGAAGGAAGGTTTTGTGATTCTGCAATATCTGTTCGAGAAGCAGCATTGGAACTTGTTGGTAGGCATATAGCTTCACATCCAGGTGTGGGTTTTAAG TATTTTGAGAAGATTGCTGAGAGAATCAAAGATACTGGAGTAAGTGTTCGGAAACGAGCTATAAAAATCATTCGAGATATGTGCACTTCAAATGCCAACTTCTCTGGATTTACAAGAGCTTGCACAGAGATAATTTCACGTGTTAGTGATGATGAAGCAAGCATCcag GACCTTGTTTGCAAAACATTTAGTGAGTTTTGGTTTGAGGAGCCTCCTGCATCACAAACTCAGGTCTTTGGGGATGGTAGTACTGTTCCACTTGACATAGTTAAGAAAACAGAGCAAATTGTTGAAATGTTGAGAGGAATGCCCAATAATCAACTTCTTGTAACTGTAATAAAGCGCAATTTGTCACTTGATTTTTTGCCGCAATCTGCAAAAGCCGTTGGGGTAAACCCAGTGTCCCTTGCAATAGTGCGTAAGCGTTGTGAGTTGATGTGCAAATGCTTGCTGGAGAAGATGTTGCAG GTTGACGAAATGAACAATGATGGAGTGGAAGTGGGTGCACTTCCATATGTGTTAGTCTTGCATGCATTTTGTCTTGTGGACCCAACTCTCTGTGCACCTGCTTCAAACCCTTCCCAATTTGTTGTTACATTGCAGCCATATCTGAAGAGTCAg GTTGACAACCGCACGGTTGCACAGCTACTTGAGAGTATACTATTCATAATTGATGCTGTGCTTCCCATGCTTGGGAAGTTGCCTCCGAGTATTGTTGGGGAACTTGAGCAAGATTTGAAACAGATGATTGTCCGGCATTCTTTCTTGACAGTTGTCCATGCCTGTATCAA aTGCCTCTGCTCTGTGAGTAAGATGTCTGGAAAAGGGGCTGCTGTAGTTGAACAACTTATTCAGTTTTTCTTCAAATGTTTGGATACTCAGGCAGTTGATAACAAGCAG AAAGTTGGACGATCTCTCTTCTGTCTTGGGTTGCTAATCCGTTATGGCAATAGATTGTTAGCAAGCTCCAGTAATAAACTCATTGATGTTGGAAGCAGTGTCAAATTGTTTATGAAGTATCTCTGTGTGGAGGATTTTGTTGTCAAGGTTAGATCATTGCAG GCACTAGGGTTTGTACTAATTGCTAGGCCTGAATATATGCTGGAAAATGATGTTGGAAAAGTACTGGAGGAAACATTATCCTCTGCATCTGATACTCGCCTTAAG ATTCAAGGATTGCAAAACATGTTCGAGTATCTTCTAGATGCTGAAAGTCAAATGGGAACGGATAAAGATAATGAAAATGTTGCTGGTTACTCAGTTGGAGCCGGGAAGAGTGTACCTGTTGCTGCTGGTGCTGGGGATACTAACATATGTGGGGGTATAGTTCAGTTGTATTGGGATAATATTTTGGGCAGATGTTTGGATTTCAGTGAACATGTTCGTCAATCAGCCCTGAAG ATTGTTGAAGTTGTGCTGCGCCAAGGTCTTGTTCATCCAATCACCTGTGTTCCATACCTTATAGCCCTTGAAACGGATCCTTTGGAGTCAAATTCAAAGTTGGCTCATCATCTTCTGATGAATATGAATGAAAA GTACCCTGCATTTTTTGAAAGCCGCTTGGGTGATGGACTTCAAATGTCATTTATGTTTATGCAATCTATTTGTGGCAGTTCTGAAAATGTTGATCATAAGATTCAATCTAAGACCTCTACTTCTGGAAAAGGGAAGCCCGAGGCTGGCTCCCTTGCTCAAGCTAAACTTGGGGTTTCTCGAATTTACAAGCTCATCCGAGGGAACCGGGTGTCAAGGAACAAATTTTTGTCCTCGATCGTGCGGAAATTTGATAATCCAAGATGGAATAAATTACTAATAGCTTTCTTAAT ATACTGCACGGAAGTCCTAGCATTGCTGCCATTCATTTCACCTGACGAGCCCCTTTATTTAATCTATGCTATCAATCGAGTAGTTCAAGTAAGGGCTGGACCACTAGAAGCGAACTTTAAAGCCTGGACTTCAAGCATTTCACGTCATTGCACACCTCATGGGAATGGAATGTATCAACAGGGGACCGATGAGCCTACTGTTGCAAGCCAAGTAATGCCATTGGATTTGAATGGAACATTTCAGCAAAATGTAGATCTTCAGCCAAATATGAATGACATGAGAACCCTGGATTTAAATGGATCAAATCATCAACTGACAGATTATCCTTTATCGTATAATGGTAGCTCAGAAGCAAATCTGCATTCTGTGGGTTACACAGATCCTTTTTCCTTCGCAAAAGATGATCTGGAGAAAGTTCAG GCCGACTGTTTATCAGCAATTGCATTGCAGCTTCTTTTGAAGCTAAAGAGACACCTAAAAATCATGTATAGTCTTGATGATGCCCGTTGTCAG GCTTATTCTCCTACCGAACAACCGAAACCTGGAGAGGTTATCTCCAGACAGAATATTGCTTTTAATATTGGTGATTCACAGTTCAGTTTGCCTACAAGTCCGCAAGAATTGATACAAAGATATCAG GAATTTAAACATGCCTTGAGGGAAGACACTGTGGACTATTCACATTACACTGCAAATATAAAACGAAAGCGACCTACAACTACGCCAAGAAGAGTTCAAGTTCGGAAACCTGTATACGTGGCAGGTGGGTACGACAACGGGGATGATGATGAGGATTATACTGGCGGAAGTGCGACACGCAAGATAAGTTTTAGTGGCCGCAGGAGTAGCCTTAAGAACTCAAGGCAATATGGATTGATGTAA
- the LOC114399473 gene encoding uncharacterized protein LOC114399473, which yields MTTITKHSYKLSLKRATKRITRRRRRHPQHNHPKSTTTIVHRKCSNNNNNNKLCEKLEALKNLIPTTTTTTTTHDGEEEAVKPDQLFKETAEYIVLLRTRVVVLQKLIEYYGNNNDTTQDENEHEDGVLFT from the coding sequence atGACAACAATCACAAAGCACAGTTACAAACTCTCCCTCAAGAGAGCCACAAAGAGAATaacaagaaggagaagaagacacCCACAGCACAACCACCCAAAAAGCACCACCACAATTGTGCACAGAAagtgcagcaacaacaacaataataataagctTTGTGAAAAGCTTGAGGCTTTGAAGAACTTAATccccacaacaacaacaacaacaacaacccacgatggagaagaagaagcggTGAAACCCGACCAGCTGTTCAAGGAAACCGCAGAGTACATCGTGTTGCTGCGGACGCGCGTCGTGGTTCTCCAGAAACTCATTGAGTATTATGGAAACAACAACGACACCACCCAAGATGAGAATGAACATGAAGATGGTGTCTTGTTTACATAG